The Punica granatum isolate Tunisia-2019 chromosome 4, ASM765513v2, whole genome shotgun sequence sequence ATCATAGCCGTAGATCGCTTGGGCAAAGTCGACCCGCTGGTTgattcatcttcttcttgggAGATCAGTTCTTTTAGTTTCTGCTCCAGAAGGGCGCCTAACGCATCCCCTCTCAGGGCCAACTGTTCCTGGAAGAAAGCTTTTTTATCTCTTCCCTCCAACACTAAGTCTCCTGAGTCATCACTCTCACGCGATCTTCTGTCCTCAGCTTCTGTGGAAGAACTGGTCTTTTGCTTCCACGGAGAATTAAATGTAAAAGAAATAACACTACTTTTATCACTGGTTTTGCCATTACCAGTAACTGCAACGGGCGTAACTTTTCTCTGTTTCTCAAGCGTAGAATCGCGGATATTTACGCTTCCAACTTGTTGATTTGAACTGGCAGTCCTCATCCTCCGAGCAGGAGACCTTAGATGCGAGATAGAATCATCTCTTCGGCCACGAGATCTTCTCGTTTCATCAATGCTAGAGCTCTCAGCCTTACTGGGGACCCTTGGACGGGTCTGACCACTGAGGCTTCGGTTCAAAGCCACAAAATCCTTTGTGCCGGAGACAGAACTTGCGGCTGAAGACACCCTTCTGCTCTTCAGTGGAGCGACTGAGGATGATTCTTCCCTCTGCGGGGCACCCTTTTTAGTACGCAAATGCCAGGGTTCTTGGCACTCTGGAGGAAGTCTTTTAGCTTCCTTTAGAGATAGAGACTCCTCTTGCCTTCTCTTACAAAACACCTTCTGTTTATCAACAGGAACAATAGGGGCCTTTCTATGACCAACAGAATCCCGATAGGAAGCATTGGGTAATCCAGAGGAAGTCAAACCAGCAGGAGCATATTCCGATCTGTGATTGTCCATATATTGACTaatgtttgtattttttagCATATGACCACAGTTAATATATGGTGTTTGCTCTGTGGCTGAACTTTCTAAAATCACTTGATCGCTAGGAACATAGTGCATAGATTCGGAATAAGTTAGTACATTTATCCTGTTTTTGGCCTGCAACCCTGGTTCCAGTATCTTAGTAGCTGCACCTATTAAGCGAGATTTGTGAGAGACATTCCTCAAGGAAGAAATCCTTGGGCTTTTCACAGGAGATGCCAGCTTTGGGTGATTCTGCTTCCTGGATCGGGACAGAGCTCCCTTAATATGCAGAGCCTCGGTTCCGAACCTTGTCACCGCTCGCCCCTCGGAGAGTCCAGTCTTCTGCAGCTTCTGTGGCCGTTCATGTCTCATCTGTCCCTTCTCCAGATTTATCTCTTCCCTTCCTAACCCCTTGTTGGTTAGCTCAGATTTACTGGCTATATAATCATAAATTTCATGTGATGATGCCTCGTCCACCTTTTCTTGAGACACAGAAGGCATAGACTCGAGACCCATGAGCCTAGCAACCAACCCAGGCGTTCCCATCTCATGCTTTCTCTCAATGttgatattcttggtttttcTCGAATTAGGGAAACCCGCCTTATTCTCATCGGCAATCTGACAGTTCAAATCAAATgccagaaaagggaaaacagTGAATAGGCTATTAAAACTGCGACCTGTAGAATTAGCGAATCTGAAACGAATCAGTGATGTACATGGAGAGAATCTCACATAATGAAGTTTAACAACTGGCATCTTCTCATCTCCCTTAAAGTTCCTCGTCGCTTGTTTAGGACGTGCTGTAACATGCGAGAAAAGAAGAGTTAACAGATGGTCCTGATCAGTCTGAAAGATTATAGAAACTATTTTACTGAACATACAACACATTGGTAACTAAGCAAACATAAACTCTAACTCGAACATTCCGGATTTGCTCATTCTTCGATTGGAATGCATCAAAGAATGATGTCTAATAATCGAGAAGAGCCAGATGAAGGAGCAAGTACCGGGAGGAAGCAACTTCCTAGAGAAGAGCTTCTTCTTGGAGAACCTCCTGTGCCAGTCAAACAGCTGAAACAGCCCAACACAGCCACCCGTCGGCCTCAGAGCTTGCCTTTTCTCCACCACGGCCAAAGACGGCACCACTTTCGACGTCCTATCACCTACCATCATCTCTCCAAACACCATAGCTAGAAACCTCAACCTCCAAGTCCAGCATACGATTCTAAATCTACATCTACAATCTAAAATGCACCACCTCTCGGGACCTTCAAGAACTGCTCACATTTCCTCCAAAACAAAAATCTGGAAATCTCAGGACGAGGGATCCGAGGAGAGGGTCTCTGCCCTGATGAAAAAAGCATTTACTCTCTCTGTCTTGTTTCTGCTAGGCCCAGAAGGGAAAAGGCAGCTCCAAGCCTGAAACTGAAAGCAACAACTAACAAGTCATAAAGGGAGGAGGCATAGAACTTATCCGAACGGGGGAAAAGAACAGTTGTTTGTAAATGTGAACTTCAATTACAACATAACAGTACCACTCCATTACTTTCCAAGAATATCCCTGCCCAACACCACATGAACATCTTTATCGAGAAAGAAGAACAATCTTGGTCCGGTACATGAAACAAATTTCACAAAAAACcatccgggtattaaaataaatgaaggaGATTTCATGCATTTGGTCGAGAAGTTCACGTACTTTAATAACCTGTATGAAACTGACATAGATAagaacatgaaaaaaaaaatcgaacttTATACTGAAATCGCAGCACGGAGAGAGCTCTGAGCTGACCCACCAGTGCAGTTCGGGCGACGGAAGCCAGAATGAAGCTGCAGGGCAGGGAGCAGGGAGGAGGCTGATTTAGCAGTGGGGGAGGAAGTGAAAGCTACAGAGCAGGGATTTGATGATGACGACGACgatcaaatcaaaatcaaatcaaatctaaAAGGGAAAAGGCGAAACGAAAAGGGGAAGTACAGAGGGATTGACGGGATTCCCTCCCGTCAATATTCCTGCGCAATGCGGTTGTGGGGTGGGGGTAGATTGAAGAAGCTCGAGGCGGAGGTGGGGAAGGAAGGCCGCCCGGCGACTGGTTCGTTCAGTCCGCAGAGGAGCCGATGAGGTGAACGGAAGTCGGCCCGCCCTATCACTGTTTCCCTGTCAGTAACTTGGCAGTGAGAATGAGAGTGGTGAGAGGAAAGCGCGCGTGGGATAAAGAgtagagggggagagagagagagtgcagcCCACGCGCAGTCCATATCCAAATTCCAAAGGTATCAGTCCTGAATCTTTATGAAACGtcctttctcttttatttcctattgtcaattttattatttatttaacaaAGAAAGGAAAACAGATATTTATGGCGCtctatttaaataatattttttattaagagACGAGTGATCGAGGATTTTCTCTTATCATATATTGTTATTATCGGCATAAAAGTACAAGTTCTTATCTCAAAAATCCAAAGGAATTATTGGTTGCGACAAAAAAGGTACCATAATTAATGTATTCATCACATTATGGTCACTAACAGCTACAAAAATGTtacttaccaaaaaaaaaagagtaaaagaaTGTAGgatgatttaaataatttatcatattataATAAGGAGTTAATGAGAAAAAATTCTAAACTTTACcgctccgtttgttttcaaagtcgtgatttaagattttaactttaactcaaaacactacacaacaaaacacacatttcaaaagtcaaattggtgggccccatatattattaaaatacaatcccattataattaattatctataccttccattcatttcatatttcaaaagtcaaactggtgggcccatatatttttgtcttcttttacaatcacaatcacaatcacaaattcgtgacttcaactccgaaaacaaacgcattgtACACGTTCTATCAATTTTACCATTAATTCCaaacatattatataattagtaagccttaaattaataataaattaatttttgattGGAAGAGTAACCCGTGATGTACACtgtttctttttaaatagGTCGATTgatatagtaaaaaaaaattataggtcAAGAAACATTTTGTCAAATGACTCAAAGGAGGGATGCAAGTTGCattttgatcttttttttttcaatcctaCAATTAGCATATATTTGAACATTTATGTGAAAAGCAATGCTATTCTTTCACACCCTTTGTAAATCGGATAATAAGGCGATCTATGACTATAAGTATGGGTGGACACATGAAAGTGATATCGTAATTGAATCTCAACTTTCAAAATTTGGATGTATGCtcgaataattaatttaaaatctcaCTCAATACGAcatgaattataatttacacGATATCCAAAGATTATTCAATGAATGCGAGTATTAAGAGGATTATTAGATAAACACTTACGAAGATTTTAAATACTCATTTTTCAAAGATTTCAACGCCCAATGAGGAAGGAGAAAAACGATCACGTGTAATAGAGACAAAATCATAAAACTCCTTTTCGtgaaaatagtaataaatcaaaatcaaaagaaaggaaattgTTGCGGCCAGCTTCAAAAAGTCAAGTCTACGGCCCTGTCTTGTCGGTAATACCGCTGCcaacgaggaggaggaggagcgtGTGTACTTTTCAAAGTTCAAAACTTTTTGAGTTTATCTCATGCGCCGCGAGTAAAGAAAAATCCGAACTCGCCCTCTCTGCTCCACGCGTCGGTGAGGGGGGCGTTATGGTAATTTCAGGCAGGGGCTCCTTCAACTCAAGCCCAAGGTTAGGTTCCTCGAGAAGGTACACGGTCTTCGGTTTCAGCGCTGACCTTCGCGAGTGACGGTGAGGGAGGGAGAAGCAACGTGAGGCAAAAGCTGCGTCGTTTTGCTCCAGAGAAGTCTGTGAGCGAGTCCCCACGTAGAGACTAGAGACAACACTCTAACCCTTACGAGGCAaatgttctctctctctctctagttcATAGTCTATAATATTTTCGAATAAATTACGAAGGCTTAGGCTTAAATAAAGACCCTTAATTAGATTATTacaattgattaattaaccAAGCATTATTTCAGAATTGATTCGAATTCGACCCAACATGCTCTTATCCTTGACAACGGTAGGATTGTTTCACACATTAAAGTTTTATTGGTAATGAAGTTAAATCATACTCCATTTAACTCTAATTTACTTTCccttaattcaacaatataatcattaattttttaatcttttcttttaatttaattataaatttttatatatactttttcttaattattattacaatcaattttttaatgttaaattctcccaactattcattatttttttccatcaatttaacaatacaatcattattttactatctatttttttaatttatagtaaactctcatatatttttttaaaattattattacaatcaattttttaataataattttttcaattacttttGTCTTCAATCAATAAAGTTAAATCAATCATACTCTACTCCGTTATCAAACTCCACTTAATTACACCATGAAAATCAAGTCACAGTCACTAATTCTAGTTTAACCCTTCCAAACAATAAAATTGTAGCTACGGTGGAATAAACAAAACAGAGAAGGCTTATTAATACGTTTGAGGATTAATTCAACTGTGTCCactataatatgaatgtgAAAAATATACGGTAATTTTTTTCCCGAATGTTATATTATTAGACACTATTTGCATAAGCCATTATTGAaatgaataaaagaaattaaagccTGGAATCGAGTTTGAGGACACACCGCGAGTCTTGACCAacctaattataattttttttttcgatacaAAGGAGGCTCATTAGCccaatataatgaaataaaaattttaatatctgATAAATGGGGACGAGTAGTTTTACTGTGTAATAAACTTTGAACCTCTTATTACTATGTAAAAGCGTACGTCACTGCGCTacacattttttaattattgtacTATTTGTTTTGTCCctacacattttttttttcggtagattTGTCCCtacaaaatttaattatgcGATGTGCATGCATTTTATACATAGCGATAGGGAAAAACTGTTGATTTTTCTCTGCAGGGTAAATAATAAAGGGAGATTTCTTTGTTTCGTGGTGGTCGCCCAGGGCCTTCGTAAAAGTTGAAATGCACGTGTAATTatcatgtatatattatataatcctCATTTTGTCTGCTTAATCATGGTAGTTTAACTTTATGCTATTGTTGAGCTTTATATTCATATTcatattaatatatcatatgaTAATAAGTATATAAGAGAAGCTTTCTACTTATAAATTAAGGACAAAATTGTTCTTCAACAAAGACTACCAAATTATTCCAGACAGGAAGAGAGTTCAATATATAGTGGACGCAGAATTAAAGGGTTTCATGTGTATATCTCTTTATTTcactttctttatttttaaactgGGCTTATAGATTTCCCTTATAATTAGAGCATATATGAGTCATGCTTCGAAGAGAAAAGAACAACCTGGTCAAAGCAAAATGACAGATATGAACAGTTATATATTATCCAACAAAATATAGAAAacgatagatatatatatatatatatacatatattatataacttGCTGTTCAACATTCTTCGTTTAAGACAACATCGGATCAGAAATTAATGCCATGCCAGCCCTTCATGTTTACTTCTCAAAGTTTGTGCTTATATATTTGCTTAGGATTCTCCCTCCATGTGTTAAACTATAACCGCGTTATAAGCTTCCCCTTTGTGTCCATAGCTTCCATCCCCAACCCCCAAAAAACCAAAcacccaaagaaaaaaaaaaagtactccAGGTTTCGGAAATTATCG is a genomic window containing:
- the LOC116202925 gene encoding uncharacterized protein LOC116202925; the protein is MVFGEMMVGDRTSKVVPSLAVVEKRQALRPTGGCVGLFQLFDWHRRFSKKKLFSRKLLPPARPKQATRNFKGDEKMPVVKLHYIADENKAGFPNSRKTKNINIERKHEMGTPGLVARLMGLESMPSVSQEKVDEASSHEIYDYIASKSELTNKGLGREEINLEKGQMRHERPQKLQKTGLSEGRAVTRFGTEALHIKGALSRSRKQNHPKLASPVKSPRISSLRNVSHKSRLIGAATKILEPGLQAKNRINVLTYSESMHYVPSDQVILESSATEQTPYINCGHMLKNTNISQYMDNHRSEYAPAGLTSSGLPNASYRDSVGHRKAPIVPVDKQKVFCKRRQEESLSLKEAKRLPPECQEPWHLRTKKGAPQREESSSVAPLKSRRVSSAASSVSGTKDFVALNRSLSGQTRPRVPSKAESSSIDETRRSRGRRDDSISHLRSPARRMRTASSNQQVGSVNIRDSTLEKQRKVTPVAVTGNGKTSDKSSVISFTFNSPWKQKTSSSTEAEDRRSRESDDSGDLVLEGRDKKAFFQEQLALRGDALGALLEQKLKELISQEEDESTSGSTLPKRSTAMILQELIAALTTDPTLSQETDTPETNKAFQVKSRKERSVAELPCDANHFSPGSVLDASFSNDSCVSSSLDDSSGLNLLTDFIDFSCDVPQPRELDGDLSDFATTLEKHSAHGNIMINLIGCISRALSQLNLAGLRLSGSKLSYTEEVILHTEMLFSGTTHPSMFGTEEIIVSPSLLDELESLAISAWMSIGWLDGLVNLKEGKQLKEFLFDCLLECLDSKYHPCSDFGYRKWSRLPRRLNDNTLVWEVEGGLKTWAGLTGMSVDEMIEWEMNHSLGKWVDFDIEAFENGCDIERDILQGMVEEIVDDILQYS